The Topomyia yanbarensis strain Yona2022 chromosome 3, ASM3024719v1, whole genome shotgun sequence nucleotide sequence gacggttacGGAAGTGcccggatcgcttatatgggtccggaaatatagactaaatcgtctggtcacatatgaaattcccatataagccggaactcaattttttttttcaagggggggaccccatgaaattttagaaatcgaattcgtatttttgatgccaaacatctttaaaatgcatgaaacgtcgagattttatgttatctcgaaatttttttttttttttttaaatcgactttttgggactttgccgatttcgcaccttttttcaatttaatattaatgtggttgttttttcttttacaaagttttagaactcgaataatgatttctattcttgtatatagttgtcatgtcgtgtataataaaaatgtaatatatacatttggaagcttataatgaatataaacaacgcaaaaattctcgtgttcatgtttgagaaaggcacaattgcaccgctaggtggattgatggattaattaattaaatggattcatgaatacaattttgaatttcgtgaaatagttcctgagaacatatccagaatattttgattttgtgaactaaggcTCTTACATCTATGAAAATCAACataagtcaacctttggttttatgaataatggtcataaagttgtgaactagttcgcatACTGAAAATCGAATTAGAAAtgacttggcggaaaccgtgactgaagttcacaaaacaaaaaaacaaaaacgaatAGTTCCACCAAaataagcgttatgcgggcatTACTGAGGAGAAATGGAACATAATTAcgaaacacatgatttttgttcgtgGTCCTGTTTCCATAacataaaaacgtgattgttccaggattaatggcactttattcacgattttgggaacaatttttttccgtgtagtttgTATTAATGAGAaatgcacaattgcaccgctaggtggatttaaACAGGTTTTATATCTAACAATATTTACTTAAAAGGAATTTCACGAAgatccgaaaatatttaaaatcgtgaccgaccatcttagattcctatgaaactttacacgtttcatcggcatggaagactaaacattttccacaatcacatttaagcatttctacgtgcattaatttcaaaacatttttgttcgattaatgtattttatacatcataactttctgagaacgagtttcagggaatgaacatttatgtacgaaaaaaatatgcactgaacaaaaagttgtcatttttcacaaaaacaaaagtttgcgttaaaaatttaaattgcaaaaaacccatttttttatttttttatattttgtcaacgaaaacctaaagagaaaagaatcaTTATGAATGTAATTGCCTGATGGAGaacttaaaaaaagtttttctaacaataactttacacatgtttttgaatttcatactaattgacatacaaaactgtaattttattacagaatataattttaggtatcgatttaaatcaaaatgcgatagtttttgagatatttggaattttgttctaaCAAAACCAGTTAATTCGCGTGATTTTGCCCTTTTCAATAGTTaatcgcgttaccccatcagaaaatggcaaaaatctattgtttatcgttttaaagacgtaaaagaaactttttcagtgtatttgtatCATgtagaaactttcaataaaaaagttttcctaactaaaaacttttgacatttttttataagtcatactatttgcagtcaaaaatgcaattttctttttgaatatgattctaaacactattttaaatcaaaatgatcataacaaaaaattccTGAAAATGTGGTAGTTCTGGAGATATTTCAGATTTTGTTTTAACTACAcaattatattattttattacgacctgTTCAGAAGTTaatcgcgtttctccatcaacaacaacaagttttccaaaaggttcataacatttcctgtaacgttctctttgacatcaaggtgatattgtaaaccatttgaaagctatacgaagtAAAATCAAGTGTTTCAACGTCGATaggtagctcatcaagttcgtggcaggCGAGCCATTATGTATAGGTGTAAAATGTACTAacaatgtaatagacatttcaacAATTATTGGTAACGTATAgttacaccactaggtggattgaaacaagtttttattcagtttgtcaTACACGAGGGCATTGAAATAAGTTACAACGCGCATATTAATTGATTCGAGTAATTTTGATGGTTcactttgaaatcatttttaaacAACAGCAACAGTATGTTGTTGCATGTAAATataggtagaacaaaatccatagtgaatattgGAGGACACACGTTGAGGCGTGTTCCCTATTGCCTCGTCTGTGACCTTCTTGATGCCTAACCGATTGAAATAACCACCACCGAcactacactgaaaaaactgACAAGGTCAACTTTCAGTCATCCAGCAAACGTTGATTACGGATATTTTCGATGAAAAACAGGTAAAAGGATTTAATTGGCATAATCCGTTCCTTAGAATCGACGAATTCCGgttttcagaaatcgaatgcaAGAGGAATCTCATATAATTAGCAACGATATGAATTTGGTAAAAAGTGTCATTTCCAGGATCTGAAAAAAGTAGCCTAAATATTTCAATTagcttttttctaaaattcactattgattttaattttggCCGAGTTGCAAAAATGTCGAATCGTGTCTATTGGTTAGATAGAACGAAAATCACAAACATATAAAGACGAATATGTATTAAAGAGATCTAATTTATAAGCGAAAAGAATAGCTATAAACCATGCCAATCGCGTCAAACGTAAACAACGATTTTTTCTGCCTTCCAGCGATCGACTTAAAATGCAAACCATATGCGAAGGAAAGAATGTTGTTGCTTTTTTGACGAATCGCCAAATGCTAAATTAAGGTCACAGTCTGAGCCGCTGAAAGGAATTTCTTTAGGAATTCCATATTTTCCGACGCTTTATAAACAAAGTCGTCGTCGACGTCGTCGTCATGTCAACACGGATATCACTCTTCTTCGGTACAGTGCAAAACCATTCGGGATCGAATTTCGCAGCGGGAGCCGTCGCCGCGATGGTCTTGCAGTCTGCGGTAACCTGTTCGGTTCCCTCGTAGGTTAAATTGCATCGCTGGAGGATTTTATGAGATGATAATTGGTTGCAATTAGTAGTAAATAATGATTTAACTGCTAATCGGATAAAGTCGATTAAAAAATGCACGTGACATGTTTGTACTGGTTGCAGGGACATCTCAGTATGTTATTTGATATTAGAAACATGTAATGCGatcgtaaatatttttttccattaatcTGGAACCATATCCAGTTTAAGCGTAACACTTCATTGTGCATTAAACATGAAGGTTAATACAAGAGTGATCATCGTCATCTATAACGAAGTAATTATAGAAACACAATTCCATTCCAAGAACAATCCGCCTGCTTTAGGAATTTCAACTTGAAGCCAAGTGCTCGGTCACTTCGCTAGAATTACCACGGAGGGAGATCTAAAGTTCGAAAATATATCATTCCCACGCAATTCACGGAATTCCCCATCCAATTCAATAGCAAAGAATTACGTGAATGTGCTCCGAAAATAAAGCAAACACTGATAGTAGCTCGCTCGTGCTCCATTCCATTCACTGAATGAAGTTGGTGATTCAACACTTCGTTACCCATAATGTTTGAGCAGCGATATGTTTCGCGGCTCACAGGCACCCCGACAAGGTCATGCCGTCTCGTGTCTGTGTGTTCCAAAAGTTTTATCAGCTATTTTTTAAACTATGATTGACACTATCTGGGACGGGTGTGAAGATAGTTTTATCCGCTGTgtttatttcaaaatattagATAAACTAGAAGTGTGATGAATAATATACTTTTATTATCATATTACTGAATATTTTCAGCAATCATTCATTGCCACACGAAGCTTTataacaacaaacaaacaaatcacaCAAGTCGACTTGTTAAACTCCTACGTCTTGTTCGCAGTGCATTTTTTTCTCTCCGGACATCCGACATAACACGCTCCTCGGCACATGAACAACAAAACAGTAAAAATCGTATGTACATCTGACGCCATCTGACGGATCAATCCGAGACCATCCACCGTCAATGGTTTTACGATTGTACGTAAGCCACTGTTAAACACCTTCGACATGCCaagtcaatttttttcttttcctacACAAAATATCCGAAAAGAAAAACGAAAACCATTCGCTTGTCTTTCGATATTGCTACATGGTGAAATGCTCGTGAAATGCGTCAACATCGTCCATCCATTAGCGAGAATTTGTAAGAAAAAAAGAATGCACATCCTAATACATCTTGATCGTTTAAGGTTTGCTCACGCTCTCACACCATTCAATTAGAAAGATTTGACACGGTGCACTCATTCTAGCGACTTGTAACGTTATATTTGGAAGAGGGTGGATTTTGTTTGATTGCTTTTGAGACAATCGTTGCAATCCCAGGGAATTTATTACACTCTacgattattatttttttattagttttattttattttgccgGCAAGCGACCTGATTGCACCGCGTTCAGAAGCTCTATCGAAACCTTTTGTGACTCCTGGCTGCTGCTCATTTATGGAGTTATTAACGTGACTTCTGGAGGGTCAAAATatgtagggtaaagtgcctattttcaccatactaagcagggtgcctcactaatttattaatctctcggcctacaatcaatggaatgcgtgaaaattgacaccaacagctttgcttcgtagttaagaaccaatataataacacaaaagcactcaaaacagtgaaattctagtgtttgagctcaacgaaaactcgaatcaaaAGCCCCTATTGCTGCGCTACCATTCGACTCAAtgcattgaacaaagatggcagacactgctctaaccaatggcttcaaatgggtatggtaataatagaaacatggcgaaaatgggttCATCACCCTACTTGCAAATCACGTTTGATTATTGAACTGTTGCTGACTGATGAACTTGTAATTAAAAGTAGATGAAAGTCAACATAGACACTAGACATTTTTCAGAAACAAAGAGTGCTCGAGCAGAAGATCATACAACAATATGTACTATCAATACTGTTGCAATTACAACTGAAGCGACGGTCTCCGAATTTATAACCTCACTTTATTCCTGGCGCGGAGAGTTACTGAAGAATGTCTTAGAATATTAGTCATATATCTTCACACCTAACCAGATCTCTAATAAGTATTCTGATGCTCTAGGTCATCTAAAAACCTCGTGGAGTACGAGTCATTAACCATATTTTCGTAACCAGTGATCTTTTGTTTTGTAGTAATATAAATGTCTATAGTCAGTCAAGAACTCCCTGTAGAATAGTTTTTAAGATCTACAAGCGCAAACATCGATATTATAGAAGTTTATGCACCCAAAACCCTCGTATAGGGTATCACCTATTATTACCTACATTTAATGCTTTGGGTATCTCATATTAATGTTTTGTGTATTTCCAGAGAAGCGtgcacactagagtgacaggaaaaaaatgacccctatcggcccacccctgagtcgattcctagtcccacaaggagtacttgttccaaatttgaagcgaatcggacaagtctagctaccggaccaacgtgtctgaagtttgtatgagatttttggacaatttacatggaggaaacccactaactcgccttTTTGCcgttaggtggcactgtatgcatcgtattatcactggaagtgaaaataagaaagataacttaattgtctacaactttgtcgaagactgctagtcaatccggctttgttagaagaagttattaaacttttgatgaagtgatgtctgagtcagttctCTATAGGGCCTATCAGTGCATatagttgtgtatcagtactcgattcccacgaactcaacatttttgtaaaataaccgttagatttagctctatagtatgttcagaagagttgtagtaaatcatacgagtcatgttttggttagaaaattttagttccacattgtaccgcatagagggcgccaacactaacttttcaacggaaagagatagatataaggtgtcttcgacaaagttgtaaagcaggcatttttcaataattcttccgaacatttcgatattctatctctttccgttgaaaagttagtgttggcgccctctatgcggtacaatgtggaactaaaatttttcaactaaaacatgactcgtattatttattacaattcttctgaacaaaCTATTAGGCTAAATCTAAtgactatttcacaaaaatgtatagttcgtggaatcgagtactgatacacaaccatgcacaactaggccccatagaaaactgactcagacatcgcttcgttaaaagtttaataacttcttttaacaaagccgaattgacaagcagtcttcgacaaagttgtagacaattaaattatctttcttatctttacttacagtgataatacgatgcatacagtgccatctagcggcaaaaatgcgagttagtgggttttctccatgtataTTGTCGAAAaaacccatacaaacttcaggcacgttggtccggtagatagacttgttcgattttcttcaaatttggtgcaagtactcctggtggaactagTAATCAAATCAGGGgagggccgattgagttttcaaaaattcattatttttctgggcagtctagtgcacacGAGGTGAGATTTGACAGATGAGACGGGAGCTTAACGAGGAAAACGTGCAGACAAATATTAGTGCCTCGGGCTGCGGAAAATATAAGTACAAATCGGGAATAATACTGCGTTAATTACTACAATTGGCGACGAGGAGAAAAGTGGAACGATTGGAGGTAAATGTGAGACTAAATtacattttgtattttattttagcAGCTATCCGGGGCGCATAGCGAGCCCCGTAACAGATAAAAATGAGGTTATGCTTTATGCTGGAAGTCGAGCATTCACGCAACCACAGAAAAAGTCTAGAACAAGAGCGCCTAGAAGTTTGAATCAGCTAGTGCTAGAGTGCCTAGAGTTCAATTTTGCGTTGCCTAGTGCTAGAGTGCCTGGTAACAGGTTTAATGGCATCAATACATAATTGCATTATTTAGTGCTAGAGTGCCTGAATAGAGTTGGAGAACTGAATATAGTGAAAAAAGACTGTTAATGTTTGTTGCTAGAGCGCccaaatattaatattatttgCGGAAAAGTGTAGAGCAAATAATTCATCTATTTCTACGCAGTCTCGAAAGCATCGATCTGATTAcgattctgttttttttttcagatggaCGATAGTCGTCCTATACCGATGTTCAGATGCGAACAAATCGAGAGTTCGAAATTGGCCAAAGAGTGGCAGGACTGGAAATGGTCTCTCCAGTGTTACTTTGATTCGTATGAAATCACTGACCAGAAAACTTGCACGCATAGTTTGTTACACTTAGGTGGACCACAACTGCAGAAGGTTTTTAGAAGCCTAGAAGGAACTGATGAGTTTCCGTTGATTCTACTGGACAAACCGTGGTATGATAAAACAGTGGAGCGATTGGACGCATATTTCAAATCCCGGCGACAAGATGTACTCGAGAGGCACAAAATAACGTAATATGAAGCAAGGTGCTACCGAGCGTTTAGCGCATTTTGTCCTACGTTTGCGACAGCAGTTAGTGGACTGTGGTTTGGAGAAATACTCCAGTGAGGTGAAACAGGTAATGGAAGAAACCATGTTAATTGATGTAATCGTAGAAGGTTGTACATCTTCGGAACTTCGCCGGAGAATATTAGAGCGTGATCAGTCCCTCTCTGAGATAGAGGTTTTAGGAGAATTACTGCGAATCCAAGAGAAAGAGCTGAATAACGTAAACCAGCGAACGGAGAGCAACACGATGGAAGTTCATAAGGTTCAAGAGCAGGGCAGAGGTAAAATGCTCCGCAAGCAGAGTCGTTTCCTCAAACGATTTGGCTCTACTGATTCGAACGAGGCTAGCAAAGCGAACAGCAGGATGTGTTTTGCTTGTGGACGATACGGACATATTTCCAATACTCCTTCATGCCCGGCAAAAGGGCAAATTTGCCACAAGTGCCAGAGACCAAACCATTTTGCAAAGTTTTGCCGGCAGCGTAAACATTCTACTGTTGAGATGTCTAGTAAAATCCGAGCTGTGAGCGATGTCACCGACACAAATTCCGAAAAGGAGGAGCCGGCCGATTGTTCAGGAAAAGACTACTACACTTTTTATACTGGAAACACTACAAACATAATAACCTGTCAGATAGAAGGCATTGATACGGAAATCTTCATCGATTCAGGATCGGATGCAAATCTTGTCACTGTTACAACATGGAATTATCTCAAAGAGAAAAGAGTCGATGTTCAACAATGTGTAAAAGGAAGCACCAACATATTGAAGGCGTACGGGAGTGATATACCATTGGAAATTTTGGGTATTTTCAAGGCTGTCGTCAATGTAGGATTCCGTTCAGCTGAAGGGGAGTTTTTCGTAGTAACGAACGGACAACGAAATCTCTTGGGCGATACTACTTCTTGTTTTGAAGGTTGGCAATGAAGTGAATCAGGTGAAGGAAAAGGATAATGGGAATCTACCGTTTTCTAAATTAGTTGATATGCTAGTGCACATCAAAATGCATCCAGCGATCACGCCCTGTTTTCAACCTTTGCGTCGTATTCCCATTCCTATGGAATCTGCTGTTAATCAGAAGCTAGACGAGTTGCTGAAGAGGGACATTATCGAAGCGAAGAAAGGACCTGTTACGTGGGTATCACCGCTGGTGGTGGCCAAGAAAACAAACGGTGATATACGTCTCTGTGTAGATTTGCGACGCGTAAACCAAGCGGTGGTCAGAGGTCGACACCTGATGCCAATAATTGAAGACATATTAATGAGAATTGGGAAGGGTAAAATCTGGACTGTCTTGGATATTAAAGATGCATTCTTTCTGCTGGAGCTAGATGTTGAAACGCGAGACGTAATGACTTTCATTACTCATAGAGGGTTATACTGCTTTAAGCGCCTGCCCTTTGGATTGGTTTCAGCGCCCGAGATTTTTCAGCGGGCAAGGGACGAAATTCTCGCCGATTGTGAGGGTTGTTACTGGTACCTTGATGACGTGGTGATCGAGGGAAGCACCGATGAGGAACATGATGCTCGTTTGAACAAGGTATACTTTCGGTTCCTATTTTTATTTCTCTGTTAtcaatcgtcaaaaaaaaaaataaataaataaataataaacacTGAAATACTGTTCAACTAAGGTACTGCTAAGATTTAAGAAGAGAAGTGTGGTTTTGAACCAAGATAAATGCAAATTTCATGTAACACAACTAGACGTTCTTGGGTACAAAATCAGTCAACAAGGTATTCTTCTATCAGACTCCAAACGAGATGCAGTAATGGAATTTAGAACACCTGAAAACGAGAGCGAAGTAAGATCATTTCTTGGTTTAGCCAATTACATGGGAAAATTCATACCTAATTTAGCTGCCATCAGgggttgtaattctctctcactcacgcgagaagtagcttatccgatgtccaacttttccgagataagatgagtcgcaaaattctccgtctccacaaatagcgtgagaatgattttccggataaaatttatttgactttttccttctcaccggagaaggtgataaaattttaatttcgtggaaatcaataaaaacttcaaaaaatacacttaattacaaagaaaagcggcaaagaagtatgatggacttgttttatcgtgttttggaataacgacagcaaagcagggaacgccaaaaggataccgtgataaactcattcactcattctccggctgttttatttatccggagaaataacacgttgtatttatccggagaagttgtgtgagtgccaataacttttcgtgtaaaaatgtgagtttttattgtcgcagtagcaaactatccgggcgcatttactcatatgagcgataaatgcaatgcctggctTTCATAGATGAGCCTCTTAGGAAATTAACACAGAAAGGAATAATGTTTCGTTGGGGAGAACCTGAGGAATCAGCTTTTCTCGAGATAAAATCGAGAATAGCCAATGCAGGTTGTCTGGGATTTTATAGATTGGAAGAGGAAACCTCACTAATAGCAGATGCTAGTCCTTATGCCCTGGGAGCAGTTCTCATACAGACGAACAATCAAAACGAGTCTCGTGTAATTGGATTTGCTTCTAAATCATTGACCGATACCGAAAAAAGGTATTGCCATTCGGAAAAGGAAGCTTTGGCCTTAGTATGGGGAGTAGAACGTTTTCAAACATACTTGAAGAACTTTCAATCTGTTAACTGATTGCAAGGCCCTAACCTATCTTTTTACACCGATCTCGCGGCCTTGTGCCCGTATTGAAAGGTGGGTCCTTCGGCTTCAGAGTTTTCAGTACAAAATTGTATACATATCTGGTCAATTGAATATAGCCGACGTCCTGTCGCGACTTTCAACTCTCCAACCTAAGCCGTTCGATGAAACCGAGGAGCTATTGGTACACGAGATTGTAACAACTGCTGTTAACGCGATTGCGCTGAAGTGGGAGGATATTAAAAGAGCCAGTCGAGACGACGAACAGATCAATGATATATTTGATGCCCTCGAAACTGGATGTAGCGATGATTTACCGTTAGTTTTCAAATCCACATTTAAGGAATTGTGTAGGGTAGACGATGTTTTACTCAGAGGTGATCGCATCGTTATACCGGAAATACTACAAGGTCGAGTAGTTCAGTTGGCACATGAAGGGGATTAGAATCATGAAGGCTCATTTGCGAACGCATGTTTGGTGGCCAAAAATGGACAGTCAAGtggaaaaatttgtaaaagctTGCCGTGGGTGTATTctagtgtctgctccaaatccACCTGAACCGATGGTTCCAAAAGTGTTCCCTACTCAGCCTTGGCAACAAATCGCTATCGATTTTTTAGGCCCGCTGCCGGAAGGAGAAAACCTGTTAGTAATCGTAGATCATTTGTAAAATTCGTAGATATTTAGAGGTGGTTGAGATGAACAGTATTACTACAGAATCTACCATTAGAGAGCTCTTAATCGTATTTGCTCGATATGGTGTTCCGGAAACAGTTCGTGCTGATAACGGCCCCCAATTCAGCTCGGATGAGTTTCGAGCATTTTGTACGGAATATGGAATAAAGCTAGTAAATACTATACCGTATTGGCCTCAAATGAACGTCGAGGTTGAACGACAAAACCGTTCAATTTTAAAGAGACTACGTATAGCACAAGAGCTTGGAAAAGACTGGCGGGCTGAGCTTTGTAAGTATTTGATGGTGTATCATGCTGCCGCTCATTCTACGACGGGCAAAGCACCCATGGAATTGATGTTTGGTAGAAAGATGCGTACAAAACTTCCAGTAGTTCCTAGCACTGCGATTGATTATGAGGAGGTTAAGGATAGGGATACAGTCGCGAAGGAGAAAGGTAAACAGTATGCGGATAAGAGACGTCACGCAACGCCAAGTAGCATTGGTATTGGAGATCAAGTTTTGGCAAAAAGGCCGAAGAAGGACAACAAATTGAATTCCGATTATTCACCGGAGGTGTTCGATGTGCTAAGGAAAGACGGGACCGATGTAACTATTCGCTCTACTTCATCGGGCAAGCAGTTCCGTAGAAATGCAGCCCACCTCAAAGTAATTCCGCGAAATGGTAACGATGCGACTGACTCTTTACTGGATGACCAGGGTCGTAACAGGACAGTCTCTGGAAGCGAAGAAAATATAGAACCTGCTCAATCTGTCAATGTTTCCACAGAATCCCGGTCGAAAAGGATGAGGACTGAGCCTTCGCGGCTTAAACATTATTTTGCTTATTGAAAGATTCATTAAAAGGAAGGTAGGGATGTAGGGTATCACCCATTATTACCTACATTTAATGCTTTGGGTATCTCATATTAATGTTTTGTGTATTTCCAGAGAAGCGTGCACACGAGGTGAGATTTGACAGATGAGACGGGAGCTTAACGAGGAAAACGTGCAGACAAATATTAGTGCCTCGGGCTGCGGAAAATATAAGTACAAATCGGGAATAATACTGCGTTAATTACTACACCTCGATTTACTTATATtactaaaagattttttttataaaaattgtgtGTACACTGTGACCAGTAAATCATGAGTCAccataattttcttctttttctggTGTATCTTTCTATTTCTCAAATAGACACAAAACCTCCTTGTCTTTTCGTACTGACAGATACCACAAAATCCAAATGATACATTGCATGTAATTACTTACAGCTACACAAAAGATATCCATAAGATTTACACACCCTATGCAACATTGAAATAACAATAAGATTAACGATACATATATTAAATTACGATTCAAGTGCTAAAAAATACCGGTATAGACATTTAAGGAAAACAGTTgaagttgaaaaaatcaaacAGCGTGAGAAAATGGTTGAAAATTTTGCACAAGCTTTCCATTGGTTCATTGAAC carries:
- the LOC131688362 gene encoding uncharacterized protein K02A2.6-like, whose product is MKQGATERLAHFVLRLRQQLVDCGLEKYSSEVKQVMEETMLIDVIVEGCTSSELRRRILERDQSLSEIEVLGELLRIQEKELNNVNQRTESNTMEVHKVQEQGRGKMLRKQSRFLKRFGSTDSNEASKANSRMCFACGRYGHISNTPSCPAKGQICHKCQRPNHFAKFCRQRKHSTVEMSSKIRAVSDVTDTNSEKEEPADCSGKDYYTFYTGNTTNIITCQIEGIDTEIFIDSGSDANLVTVTTWNYLKEKRVDVQQCVKGSTNILKAYGSDIPLEILGIFKAVVNVGNEVNQVKEKDNGNLPFSKLVDMLVHIKMHPAITPCFQPLRRIPIPMESAVNQKLDELLKRDIIEAKKGPVTWVSPLVVAKKTNGDIRLCVDLRRVNQAVVRGRHLMPIIEDILMRIGKGKIWTVLDIKDAFFLLELDVETRDVMTFITHRGLYCFKRLPFGLVSAPEIFQRARDEILADCEGCYWYLDDVVIEGSTDEEHDARLNKPFDETEELLVHEIVTTAVNAIALKWEDIKRASRDDEQINDIFDALETGCSDDLPLVFKSTFKELCRVDDVLLRGDRIVIPEILQGRVVQLAHEGD